Proteins found in one Halobaculum sp. MBLA0147 genomic segment:
- a CDS encoding MATE family efflux transporter produces MDWRRLFGVWRRVLSLSWPVSTEQVFRTGMRTTDVIVTAQFSPAAVVAIGLADLYARFPLRIGLGLGGGAIALSSQDTGADAVANRDEAVTQAILTGILAGLPFVAIGWLFGDRLLAVLGASPATAALGGTYLAIVFATAPARHVALIGARSLQGTGDTRTPMYVNVLSNALNIAGSVVFGLGLFGAPRLGVLGVGLATAVGNGLTATLLLAAMWTDWSDASLVRPRDPVIARQLVRVSAPRVVEGFAATLAEFPFNSLLLGFGTPVNAGFQIGRRMYQQVTSPLSRGYNVASSVVVGQALGDGDPDRALYEGYATTGLGLATVGVVGFALVGLAPAFVRVFTDDPSTVPYAVAFARVYGATGVFLVAYVVLSGALQGASETRVPLVARLSGVFGVLLGGTYLLGVVAGLGPTGAYLAVGLHYVWMTLVVVAGFRYTGWADRAADMMAERGT; encoded by the coding sequence ATGGACTGGCGTCGGCTGTTCGGGGTGTGGCGGCGCGTCCTCTCGCTGTCGTGGCCGGTCTCGACCGAGCAGGTGTTCCGGACCGGGATGCGGACGACGGACGTGATCGTCACGGCGCAGTTCTCCCCCGCGGCTGTCGTCGCCATCGGGCTGGCGGACCTGTACGCCCGGTTCCCGCTACGGATCGGACTCGGGCTCGGCGGCGGCGCCATCGCCCTGTCGAGTCAGGACACCGGCGCCGACGCCGTCGCCAACCGCGACGAGGCGGTCACACAGGCGATCCTGACGGGAATCCTCGCCGGACTCCCCTTCGTCGCGATCGGCTGGCTGTTCGGGGACCGACTGCTGGCGGTGCTCGGCGCGTCGCCGGCGACCGCCGCGCTCGGCGGGACGTACCTCGCGATCGTCTTCGCCACCGCACCGGCCCGTCACGTCGCCCTGATCGGCGCGCGCTCGCTCCAGGGGACCGGCGACACACGCACCCCGATGTACGTCAACGTGCTCTCGAACGCGCTCAACATCGCCGGCTCCGTCGTGTTCGGGCTAGGACTGTTCGGCGCCCCCCGACTCGGCGTCCTCGGCGTCGGGCTGGCGACGGCGGTGGGTAACGGGTTGACGGCGACGCTGTTGCTCGCCGCGATGTGGACGGACTGGTCGGACGCCTCCCTCGTCCGGCCACGCGACCCGGTGATCGCTCGGCAACTCGTCCGCGTCTCCGCCCCGCGCGTCGTCGAGGGGTTCGCCGCCACGCTGGCCGAGTTCCCGTTCAACTCGCTGCTGCTCGGCTTCGGGACGCCGGTCAACGCCGGGTTCCAGATCGGGCGACGGATGTACCAACAGGTGACGAGTCCGCTCTCGCGCGGCTACAACGTCGCCAGCTCCGTCGTCGTCGGCCAGGCGCTGGGTGACGGCGACCCGGACCGCGCGCTGTACGAGGGGTACGCCACCACCGGGCTCGGGCTGGCGACCGTCGGCGTCGTCGGCTTCGCGCTCGTCGGGCTCGCCCCGGCGTTCGTCCGCGTGTTCACCGACGACCCGTCGACGGTCCCGTACGCCGTCGCGTTCGCCCGGGTGTACGGCGCTACCGGGGTGTTCCTCGTCGCCTACGTCGTCCTGTCGGGGGCGCTCCAGGGCGCCAGCGAGACGCGCGTCCCGCTGGTCGCGCGGCTCTCGGGCGTGTTCGGAGTCCTACTCGGCGGCACCTACCTGCTCGGTGTCGTCGCCGGACTCGGCCCGACGGGGGCGTACCTCGCCGTCGGGCTCCACTACGTCTGGATGACGCTCGTCGTCGTCGCCGGCTTCCGGTACACCGGCTGGGCCGATCGCGCAGCCGACATGATGGCGGAACGAGGAACCTGA
- a CDS encoding RIO1 family regulatory kinase/ATPase → MVVRRLVRGNVSWDRLETVVRELAARYGRETAHVRFLEADNWLSTPFVLDDRYFVKVITRQNSLVHAVFTTGRNLGAVTAGTEGFFDHFDTPYEMAEHELAATERMREVGVNAPEPVEALEIDGLGVLVLDYLEGFAPLDEVPAERTTALAPRLFEELALLHEDGLAHGDLRAENVLVVDDDLYFIDATSVREEQAASYADARDSSRQYDLACALAALEPLVGAREAVAAAATAYPAADLLGAREYLGFVDVRPDHTFDATALRGEIDKRGDDGE, encoded by the coding sequence ATGGTCGTCAGACGCCTCGTGCGTGGGAACGTCTCGTGGGACCGTCTGGAGACGGTGGTCCGGGAGTTGGCCGCCCGCTACGGACGCGAGACGGCACACGTCCGCTTTCTCGAGGCGGACAACTGGTTGTCGACGCCGTTCGTCCTCGACGACCGCTACTTCGTGAAGGTGATCACGCGCCAGAACTCGCTGGTCCACGCCGTCTTCACGACCGGCCGGAACCTCGGGGCCGTCACCGCCGGCACGGAGGGGTTCTTCGACCACTTCGACACACCCTACGAGATGGCCGAACACGAACTGGCGGCGACCGAACGGATGCGCGAGGTGGGTGTGAACGCACCCGAACCCGTGGAGGCGTTGGAGATCGACGGCCTCGGGGTCCTGGTGCTCGACTACCTGGAGGGGTTCGCGCCGCTGGACGAGGTGCCCGCCGAGCGTACGACGGCGCTGGCACCACGACTGTTCGAGGAGTTGGCGCTGTTACACGAGGACGGCCTCGCACACGGCGACCTCCGAGCCGAGAACGTGTTGGTGGTCGACGACGACCTCTACTTCATCGACGCGACGAGCGTCCGCGAGGAGCAGGCGGCGAGTTACGCCGACGCCCGCGATTCCAGCCGCCAGTACGACCTGGCGTGTGCCCTCGCCGCGCTGGAGCCGCTGGTCGGGGCTCGCGAGGCCGTCGCGGCCGCCGCGACCGCGTACCCGGCCGCGGACCTGCTGGGTGCCCGCGAGTACCTCGGGTTCGTCGACGTGCGCCCGGACCACACCTTCGACGCCACCGCTCTCCGCGGCGAGATCGACAAGCGCGGCGACGACGGAGAGTGA
- a CDS encoding thermonuclease family protein: MDRRTFLRRTGAAGVVGSGLAGGAAAESTRTTEGQAATRTTTAGSRGTATDTLGPLLFDSTCSLLNADGEPLTNDEYVPVRAAETARVTDEDGDGDATSYEDSGVAPALAAVDGGVFGIGAPFVADADAEWGNEEFLRNVWDELAGEGTILWDEGHEQFYTLDEFAAFRGYVESGPYTVTPTTDLQANLDGAAGIVITSPSAAFTDAELDALASFVADGGAVFLHSQSDYNDFDETDNVNEIAAALDAPFRFDDCQVADDESNGGSFFQPTTTNVDTSFPFFEPREGRATGPEFSFDEEYTATITDVADGDTFTVQFESGATEDVRVLGVDTPETPANADAENPHEWEGLGDQASSPEQDGDYPYLSAEGAEASEFAIGELADATVTLTFDENEGIEDPFGRILAYAHYDADGSGSRDTLWARRLLEEGYARVYDSGLARHDELLQTELTARAEGRGLWAESDPDASRTVRDGAVESLYLPNAVPVESFGGELPDERVAVRAGESASEPGAPLVAVDPDNRLALVGAPPVEDDHVDEVFDGERDAYDNETFLTNLATALADRDGDVLWDGGHGQFGNDPGESVEGVAHYQRFLEGVDVGLEQVNDYELDGGLDGSLLARGRALVVTPPSRAFTPAEREAVTAFRDAGGAVILVGTAEHTEATSTVNGLAAALGSDLSFGRTGVTDPDANRGEPSQLVTDAFGESFGLFASVADGDPTLQAETPTPTATEASATETETSAGGEDAGEATATSTSAPGLGTLSGVAGLLGGGLYALRSAVGEDGDDSESE, from the coding sequence ATGGACAGACGCACGTTCCTGCGGCGCACCGGCGCGGCCGGTGTCGTCGGATCGGGACTCGCGGGGGGCGCGGCGGCGGAGTCGACACGGACGACAGAGGGACAGGCGGCGACACGGACGACGACGGCGGGGAGCCGGGGGACTGCGACCGACACCCTCGGGCCGCTGTTGTTCGACTCGACGTGTAGCCTGTTGAACGCCGACGGGGAGCCGTTGACGAACGACGAGTACGTCCCGGTGCGGGCCGCGGAGACCGCCCGGGTGACCGACGAGGACGGCGACGGCGACGCCACCAGCTACGAGGACAGCGGCGTCGCCCCGGCGCTGGCGGCCGTCGACGGCGGCGTGTTCGGCATCGGCGCCCCGTTCGTCGCCGACGCGGACGCGGAGTGGGGCAACGAGGAGTTCCTGCGGAACGTCTGGGACGAGCTCGCGGGCGAGGGGACGATCCTCTGGGACGAGGGCCACGAGCAGTTCTACACCCTCGACGAGTTCGCCGCGTTCCGCGGCTACGTCGAGTCCGGCCCGTACACGGTCACACCGACGACCGACCTGCAGGCGAACCTCGACGGCGCCGCCGGGATCGTGATCACCTCGCCGTCGGCCGCGTTCACCGACGCGGAACTCGACGCGCTGGCGTCGTTCGTCGCCGACGGCGGGGCGGTGTTCCTCCACAGCCAGTCGGACTACAACGACTTCGACGAGACGGACAACGTCAACGAGATCGCGGCGGCACTCGACGCCCCGTTCCGGTTCGACGACTGTCAGGTCGCCGACGACGAGTCGAACGGTGGGTCCTTCTTCCAACCGACGACGACGAACGTCGACACGAGCTTCCCGTTCTTCGAGCCGCGCGAGGGGCGCGCGACGGGACCGGAGTTCTCCTTCGACGAGGAGTACACGGCGACGATCACGGACGTTGCCGACGGGGACACCTTCACCGTCCAGTTCGAGAGTGGGGCCACCGAGGACGTCCGCGTGCTCGGCGTGGACACGCCGGAGACGCCCGCGAACGCCGACGCCGAGAACCCCCACGAGTGGGAGGGCCTGGGCGATCAGGCGTCGAGTCCAGAACAGGACGGCGACTACCCGTACCTCTCGGCGGAGGGGGCCGAGGCTTCCGAGTTCGCGATCGGGGAGTTGGCCGACGCGACGGTGACGCTCACCTTCGACGAGAACGAGGGGATCGAAGACCCGTTCGGGCGTATCCTCGCGTACGCCCACTACGACGCCGACGGCTCCGGGTCGCGCGACACGCTGTGGGCTCGTCGGCTGCTGGAGGAGGGGTACGCCCGCGTGTACGACTCCGGGCTGGCGCGCCACGACGAGTTGCTCCAGACGGAGTTGACCGCCCGGGCGGAGGGACGCGGCCTGTGGGCCGAGAGCGACCCGGACGCCTCGCGGACGGTACGTGACGGGGCCGTCGAGAGTCTGTACCTCCCGAACGCGGTGCCGGTGGAGTCGTTCGGCGGCGAGTTACCCGACGAGCGCGTGGCGGTCCGCGCCGGCGAGAGCGCCTCGGAGCCGGGGGCACCGTTGGTCGCCGTCGACCCGGACAACCGGCTGGCGCTCGTCGGCGCGCCGCCGGTCGAGGACGACCACGTCGACGAGGTGTTCGACGGGGAGCGGGACGCCTACGACAACGAGACGTTCCTCACGAACCTGGCGACGGCGCTGGCGGACCGCGACGGCGACGTGTTGTGGGACGGGGGCCACGGCCAGTTCGGCAACGACCCCGGCGAGTCCGTCGAGGGTGTCGCCCACTACCAGCGGTTCCTCGAGGGCGTCGACGTGGGGCTCGAACAGGTCAACGACTACGAGCTGGACGGCGGGCTGGATGGCTCGCTGCTCGCTCGTGGCCGCGCGTTGGTCGTCACGCCGCCCTCGCGGGCGTTCACCCCGGCAGAACGCGAGGCGGTGACGGCGTTCCGCGACGCGGGCGGCGCGGTGATCCTCGTCGGCACCGCCGAGCACACGGAGGCGACGAGCACCGTCAACGGGTTGGCGGCGGCGCTCGGCTCGGACCTCTCGTTCGGCCGGACGGGCGTGACGGACCCAGACGCGAACCGCGGGGAGCCGTCCCAGCTCGTCACCGACGCCTTCGGCGAGTCGTTCGGGCTGTTCGCGTCCGTCGCGGACGGTGACCCGACGCTCCAGGCGGAGACGCCGACGCCGACCGCCACCGAGGCGTCGGCTACCGAGACGGAGACGAGTGCGGGCGGTGAGGACGCAGGCGAGGCGACCGCGACGAGCACGTCCGCGCCCGGGCTGGGGACACTCTCCGGTGTGGCCGGGCTCCTCGGCGGCGGGCTGTACGCGCTCCGCAGTGCCGTCGGCGAGGACGGCGACGACTCGGAGAGCGAGTGA
- a CDS encoding M3 family oligoendopeptidase: MSLPPRAEIDPEYRFDLTRIYDDPAAWHRAADAFRERVADLETTARRDFDTPAALGSLLDATAACYRTRDSLRLYAALYGYVHTGDDAAADLRRANRDLDTVFDPAVATVCRRLAALNDERFEALVDALDEGRDDTTVVPTDYRPYAESLRRRGRHTREPAVEETVATVEEPLGAAERTIRAVTTEDLDPGTVDRPDGTEAELRIGNVQDELREPDRDYRRRVYETIRSELDRFEHTLTRAVGEKLKAARATATVRGYDSHRAASLAADSYPPTGVQSALPESVHDTLVEAVVAERDPYDRARRLRRDRLGVDTLRPWDTRVPLVDADPTPSYETATDHVLTALEPLGDDYVARVHEMLDERRVDVFPTANKRTDIPAACPASPADGPYVLANFREDVRTTFFLAHELGHAANVSYHTDGPTRYACNRVPVSEVPSLVHELLLADHLTTLGGPLADAARERRVELLGGNLYRNARSTAFGHRLAEIVADGEELTSDRARTANRQVAERFDPVVEPPADRDGRDWLGGGLRDAYTGHQYVLGVLGAVAAVEGLADGSLAPADYRTFLRHTGHDDALAAFERLGVDPTERSAYRRAAAAFDGAVDELARVTAE; this comes from the coding sequence GTGAGTCTCCCACCACGAGCCGAGATCGACCCCGAGTACCGCTTCGACCTGACGCGCATCTACGACGACCCCGCGGCGTGGCACCGCGCCGCCGACGCGTTCCGCGAGCGGGTCGCCGACCTCGAGACGACCGCACGCCGAGACTTCGACACACCGGCCGCACTCGGGAGCCTGCTCGACGCGACCGCCGCGTGCTACCGGACGCGCGACAGTCTCCGGTTGTACGCTGCCCTGTACGGCTACGTCCACACGGGCGACGACGCGGCCGCCGACCTCCGGCGCGCGAACCGCGACCTCGACACCGTGTTCGACCCGGCCGTCGCCACGGTCTGTCGCCGCCTCGCCGCCCTCAACGACGAGCGGTTCGAGGCACTCGTCGACGCACTCGACGAGGGCCGCGACGACACCACCGTCGTCCCCACCGACTACCGACCGTACGCCGAGAGTCTCCGGCGTCGAGGCCGTCACACCCGCGAGCCGGCCGTCGAGGAGACGGTGGCGACCGTCGAGGAACCGCTCGGTGCCGCGGAACGGACGATCCGTGCGGTGACGACGGAGGACCTCGATCCCGGCACCGTCGACCGACCGGACGGCACCGAGGCGGAACTCCGGATCGGGAACGTCCAAGACGAACTCCGCGAGCCCGACCGCGACTACCGACGACGAGTGTACGAGACGATCCGGTCCGAACTCGACCGCTTCGAGCACACGCTCACCCGTGCCGTCGGCGAGAAACTGAAGGCTGCCCGGGCGACCGCGACCGTCCGCGGGTACGACTCCCACCGCGCCGCCTCGCTGGCCGCCGACTCGTACCCGCCGACCGGCGTCCAGAGTGCACTCCCGGAGTCGGTCCACGACACGCTCGTCGAGGCGGTCGTCGCCGAACGCGACCCGTACGACCGCGCCCGACGGCTGCGACGGGACCGCCTGGGCGTCGACACGCTCCGTCCGTGGGACACGCGGGTCCCGTTGGTCGACGCAGACCCGACCCCGTCGTACGAGACGGCGACGGATCACGTCCTGACCGCGTTGGAGCCACTCGGCGACGACTACGTCGCCCGCGTTCACGAGATGTTGGACGAGCGGCGCGTCGACGTGTTCCCGACGGCGAACAAGCGGACCGACATCCCGGCGGCGTGCCCCGCCTCGCCGGCCGACGGACCGTACGTGTTGGCCAACTTCCGCGAGGATGTCCGGACGACGTTCTTCCTCGCACACGAACTCGGCCACGCCGCCAACGTCTCCTACCACACCGACGGGCCAACGCGGTACGCGTGCAATCGCGTCCCCGTCTCGGAGGTCCCCTCACTCGTCCACGAACTCCTGCTGGCGGACCACCTGACGACACTCGGCGGCCCGCTGGCCGACGCCGCCCGCGAGCGGCGCGTGGAACTGCTCGGCGGGAACCTCTACCGGAACGCCCGCAGCACCGCCTTCGGCCACCGGCTCGCGGAGATCGTCGCCGACGGAGAGGAACTCACCTCGGACCGCGCCCGCACGGCGAACCGACAGGTGGCCGAGCGCTTCGACCCGGTCGTGGAGCCGCCCGCGGACCGCGACGGCCGCGACTGGTTGGGCGGTGGCCTCCGCGACGCCTACACCGGTCACCAGTACGTGCTCGGTGTTCTCGGTGCGGTGGCGGCCGTCGAGGGACTCGCCGACGGGTCGCTCGCGCCAGCCGACTACCGGACGTTTCTCCGTCACACCGGCCACGACGACGCACTCGCCGCCTTCGAGCGACTCGGAGTCGACCCGACCGAGCGGTCGGCGTACCGCCGTGCCGCCGCGGCGTTCGACGGCGCCGTCGACGAGTTGGCGCGCGTGACCGCCGAGTGA
- a CDS encoding type II CAAX prenyl endopeptidase Rce1 family protein: MTRWTAFSGIVVVLLGLLLALTRSSAALVGDGPSGRLDDPSERPVDGGSNVSAAAEVDGSPRMDDDSGGRVAVLRDRLAGDEPTDPLSGPGGTERTTLSESDYPDPQDYAAGPPTERAGYDERDTGESPAVDRTGDTRDPVDTTGGDGRGGASTDASQSDDADRRAPAADDPTRASLDDDPTRASLDSDPTRSTPTDRTGPADRWRDPEDSRDRWTDDGGTPVDRWGDDDRDPEFPPNSTGESTGDREEDATASESTGDREEDATASESTRRPRTGSDERRPETSTRVPSNESRSGVDVSDGPVGSTPVSDAPVSDTPVGDGLPSDTPFGGAGPVVDGETDAFDPPIPAERDGVTVGSRQLSTRVLLLNVAGSQLLFAGLLVSAIVFAGVPAATLGLVPVATGLDLAIGVVAGIGLWVASESGGRLGQRFGIDPAEALRGALAPTTRGEWWLLLAGVLPVIALFEELLFRAVLVGAFAAGFAVPVWLLVVASSVAFGLAHSAQGTAGMVVTGLLGAVLAGVFVLTGSFLAVVVAHYLVNALEFVVHEGPASRLPAE; the protein is encoded by the coding sequence GTGACGCGTTGGACCGCTTTCTCCGGGATCGTCGTCGTGTTGCTCGGGCTGTTACTCGCACTCACCAGGAGCTCTGCCGCCTTGGTCGGCGACGGACCGAGCGGGCGGTTGGACGACCCGTCGGAGAGACCGGTCGACGGTGGGTCGAACGTGTCGGCAGCCGCCGAGGTCGACGGCAGTCCACGGATGGACGACGACTCCGGCGGTCGCGTGGCGGTGCTGCGGGACCGACTCGCCGGCGACGAGCCGACGGACCCGTTGTCCGGCCCCGGCGGGACCGAGCGGACGACACTCTCGGAGTCCGACTACCCCGACCCGCAGGACTACGCGGCCGGTCCGCCGACCGAGAGGGCCGGCTACGACGAGCGCGACACGGGAGAGAGCCCTGCAGTCGACCGGACGGGGGACACGCGCGACCCGGTCGACACGACGGGTGGAGACGGACGCGGTGGCGCGTCGACCGACGCGTCGCAGTCCGACGACGCGGACCGGCGAGCGCCGGCGGCCGACGACCCGACTCGGGCGTCACTCGACGACGACCCGACTCGGGCGTCACTCGACAGTGATCCGACGCGGTCGACACCGACCGACCGGACTGGTCCGGCCGACCGCTGGCGCGACCCCGAGGACAGCCGTGACCGCTGGACGGACGACGGCGGGACGCCGGTCGACCGGTGGGGTGACGACGACCGGGATCCGGAGTTCCCACCCAACTCGACCGGCGAGTCGACGGGGGACCGCGAGGAGGACGCGACGGCGAGCGAGTCGACGGGGGACCGCGAGGAGGACGCGACGGCGAGCGAGTCGACGAGGCGGCCGCGGACGGGGAGCGACGAGCGGCGGCCGGAGACCTCCACGCGAGTCCCGTCGAACGAGTCGCGTTCCGGTGTCGACGTGAGCGACGGGCCGGTCGGCAGTACGCCGGTGAGCGACGCCCCGGTGAGTGACACACCGGTGGGTGACGGGCTGCCGAGCGACACTCCGTTCGGCGGTGCTGGGCCCGTGGTCGACGGCGAGACGGACGCGTTCGACCCACCGATCCCGGCGGAGCGGGACGGCGTCACCGTCGGGAGCCGACAGCTCTCGACGCGAGTCCTCCTGTTGAACGTCGCCGGCTCGCAGTTGTTGTTCGCCGGACTGCTCGTCTCGGCCATCGTCTTCGCGGGGGTGCCGGCGGCGACGCTGGGACTGGTGCCGGTGGCGACGGGACTCGACCTCGCGATCGGCGTCGTCGCCGGGATCGGCCTGTGGGTCGCCAGCGAGTCCGGCGGACGACTGGGCCAGCGGTTCGGGATCGATCCGGCGGAGGCGCTCCGTGGTGCACTGGCACCGACGACACGTGGCGAGTGGTGGCTGTTGTTGGCCGGGGTGTTGCCGGTGATCGCGCTGTTCGAGGAGTTGTTGTTCCGCGCGGTGTTGGTGGGGGCCTTCGCGGCGGGGTTCGCGGTCCCCGTCTGGCTGCTCGTCGTCGCCTCCTCGGTCGCGTTCGGCCTCGCACACAGCGCACAGGGAACCGCCGGGATGGTCGTCACCGGACTCCTCGGCGCGGTGCTGGCGGGCGTGTTCGTCCTCACGGGGAGCTTCCTCGCCGTCGTCGTCGCCCACTACCTCGTGAACGCGCTGGAGTTCGTGGTCCACGAGGGGCCGGCGAGTCGACTCCCGGCGGAGTGA
- a CDS encoding glutaredoxin family protein: MSELVLYELEGCPYCAKVKNKLADLGLEYESVMVPRSHGERTEVEEISGQTGVPVLVDEAHDVEGMPESDDIVAYLEETYGESAA; this comes from the coding sequence ATGTCGGAACTCGTCCTCTACGAACTGGAAGGCTGTCCGTACTGTGCGAAGGTCAAGAACAAGCTCGCCGACCTCGGGTTGGAGTACGAGTCGGTGATGGTCCCGCGCTCGCACGGCGAGCGCACCGAAGTCGAGGAGATCAGCGGCCAGACCGGTGTGCCGGTACTCGTCGACGAGGCCCACGACGTCGAGGGGATGCCCGAGTCCGACGACATCGTGGCGTACCTCGAGGAGACGTACGGCGAGAGCGCCGCGTAG
- a CDS encoding ABC transporter ATP-binding protein, whose translation MGTAEDETSVFEEYRDRVDRPLARLFREYGSPEIHWLIVGMVANVLARASSLLPPVVLGVAIDAVFLDRTGYSLLFLPDRFVPAGETAQFWFSVQLIVAAFVATAVLTWVYGVAANNFAHGVMHAVRVDSFEKMQSLDMWFFDGKQTGEVMSVLNNDTTNLERFLDNALQNSVRLGVMVIGIAVVLFSENAQLAALTLVAVPLMVGFTWWFMRAVEPRYTSQRESVGDLNTRLENALGGMQLIKTSGTESYESDRVRDASYSYFQDTMAVLKLNYLYRPGMELFAGLAFATTFVVGGLWLTTGTAPGPLTGTLSEGQFVTFLFLTQRFTAPLAEVSNIVDSYENAKASSERVFGLQDVPRRITDREDAVALDDPDGRVVYDDVSFGYEDGDPGAPDTGEASSDGAWADGGSPGTVDADGTGGVDETSGTTETDEPEEWVLESVDFTAEPGDTVAFVGPTGAGKSTLVKLLLRLYDTDTGAIRIDGHDVRDVETASLRSSIGYVSQDTFLFDGSVADNVRYGEFDADREAVVAACEAAEADEFVRNLPDGYDTRIGERGVKLSGGQRQRLSIARTVLQDPEILVLDEATSAVDTETELLIQRSLDRLAADRTTFVIAHRLSTIRDADTVLVLEDGQIVERGTHDDLLAEDGLYAKLWGVQAGEIESLPSEFLDRARERRAETLSDDD comes from the coding sequence ATGGGAACGGCCGAAGACGAGACGAGCGTGTTCGAGGAGTACCGCGACCGCGTGGACCGCCCACTCGCGCGACTGTTCCGCGAGTACGGGTCGCCGGAGATCCACTGGCTGATCGTCGGGATGGTCGCGAACGTGTTGGCACGGGCCTCGAGCCTGCTCCCGCCGGTCGTGCTCGGGGTCGCGATCGACGCGGTGTTCCTCGACCGGACGGGGTACTCGCTGTTGTTCCTCCCCGACCGGTTCGTCCCGGCCGGTGAGACCGCGCAGTTCTGGTTCTCCGTCCAGTTGATCGTCGCCGCCTTCGTCGCGACGGCCGTGTTGACGTGGGTGTACGGCGTCGCCGCCAACAACTTCGCCCACGGCGTGATGCACGCGGTTCGGGTGGACTCCTTCGAGAAGATGCAGTCGCTCGACATGTGGTTCTTCGACGGGAAACAGACCGGCGAGGTGATGTCCGTCCTCAACAACGACACCACCAACCTGGAGCGGTTCCTCGACAACGCACTCCAGAACTCCGTCCGGCTGGGCGTGATGGTGATCGGGATCGCGGTCGTGCTCTTCTCGGAGAACGCCCAACTCGCCGCGTTGACGCTCGTCGCGGTCCCGCTGATGGTCGGGTTCACGTGGTGGTTCATGCGGGCCGTCGAGCCGCGGTACACCTCCCAGCGCGAGTCCGTCGGGGACCTCAACACCCGCTTGGAGAACGCGCTCGGCGGGATGCAGTTGATCAAGACCAGCGGGACGGAGTCGTACGAGTCCGACCGCGTCCGAGACGCCTCCTACTCGTACTTCCAGGACACGATGGCGGTGTTGAAGCTCAACTACCTCTACCGGCCCGGGATGGAGTTGTTCGCGGGGCTCGCGTTCGCCACGACGTTCGTCGTCGGCGGGCTGTGGCTGACGACCGGCACCGCGCCGGGGCCGCTGACGGGGACACTCTCGGAGGGGCAGTTCGTGACGTTCCTCTTTCTCACCCAGCGGTTCACCGCCCCGCTGGCGGAGGTGTCGAACATCGTCGACTCCTACGAGAACGCCAAGGCCTCCAGCGAGCGCGTGTTCGGCCTCCAGGACGTCCCGCGTCGGATCACGGACCGCGAAGACGCCGTGGCGCTCGACGACCCGGACGGCCGCGTGGTCTACGACGACGTGTCGTTCGGCTACGAGGACGGCGACCCCGGCGCGCCGGACACGGGCGAGGCGTCGAGCGATGGCGCGTGGGCGGACGGCGGCAGTCCGGGGACCGTGGACGCGGACGGCACGGGAGGCGTGGACGAGACGAGCGGCACAACGGAGACGGACGAGCCCGAGGAGTGGGTGTTGGAGAGCGTGGACTTCACCGCGGAGCCGGGAGACACGGTCGCGTTCGTCGGGCCGACGGGCGCGGGGAAGTCGACGCTGGTGAAGCTGCTGCTCCGGCTGTACGACACGGACACGGGTGCGATCCGGATCGACGGCCACGACGTTCGCGACGTCGAGACGGCGTCGCTCCGGTCGAGTATCGGCTACGTGAGTCAGGACACGTTCCTCTTCGACGGGAGCGTCGCGGACAACGTCCGCTACGGGGAGTTCGACGCCGACCGAGAGGCGGTGGTGGCGGCGTGTGAGGCCGCCGAGGCCGACGAGTTCGTCCGGAACCTCCCCGACGGCTACGACACCCGCATCGGCGAGCGCGGGGTGAAGCTGTCGGGCGGGCAACGCCAGCGGCTCTCCATCGCCCGCACGGTGTTACAGGACCCGGAGATCCTCGTGTTGGACGAGGCGACCTCGGCGGTGGACACGGAGACGGAGCTGTTGATCCAGCGTTCACTGGACCGGCTCGCCGCGGACCGCACCACCTTCGTCATCGCCCACCGCCTGTCGACGATCCGCGACGCCGACACCGTGCTCGTGTTGGAGGACGGGCAGATCGTCGAACGCGGGACGCACGACGACCTGCTGGCCGAGGACGGGCTGTACGCGAAGTTGTGGGGTGTCCAGGCCGGCGAGATCGAGTCGTTGCCGTCGGAGTTCCTGGATCGCGCACGGGAGCGGCGGGCGGAGACGCTGTCCGACGACGACTGA